A portion of the Myripristis murdjan chromosome 13, fMyrMur1.1, whole genome shotgun sequence genome contains these proteins:
- the tsen34 gene encoding tRNA-splicing endonuclease subunit Sen34 isoform X1 has translation MAEAPPCKERPCRDEEEEEEEEEPASPAVGLSLCGSAPLVWHAADVRAVRALGLVGALVGSLPRQPRQNGRLGRPLLLGREEERLLAESHQAAHLTPAQQGGGEEAHRQQVEQYEEAQRRSYEEQSVLALQDRKGALLRAMSGQDRGEAPPDGTSDEALSGRLRALDQSFSFPRSALAVQLSTARAGLACCPETRRFLRASRPIRSQDDGPRAEARYRVFRDLRGRGFYLTSAGKFGGDFLVYPGDPLRFHAHFIAVCVSLDEAVSLLDVLAVARLGSNVKKTVLLCSPAAGASDDQPDVVYTSLQWSGMV, from the exons ATGGCGGAAGCTCCGCCCTGCAAAGAGCGGCCCTGCCgtgacgaagaggaggaggaggaggaggaggagccggcGTCCCCGGCGGTGGGCCTCAGCCTGTGTGGCTCCGCCCCCCTGGTGTGGCATGCGGCGGACGTGCGTGCGGTGCGTGCTCTGGGCCTGGTGGGGGCGCTGGTGGGCTCGCTGCCCCGCCAGCCGCGGCAGAACGGCCGGCTGGGCCGCCCGCTGCTGCTGGGCCgcgaggaggagaggctgctggCCGAGAGCCACCAAGCCGCACACCTCACACCTGCGCAG CAGGGTGGAGGTGAGGAGGCGCACCGGCAGCAGGTGGAGCAGTATGAGGAGGCGCAGAGGAGGAGCTACGAGGAGCAGAGTGTGCTGGCTCTGCAGGACAGGAAGGGGGCGCTGCTGAGAGCCATGAGCGGCCaggacagag GTGAGGCTCCTCCAGACGGGACCTCAGACGAGGCTCTGAGTGGCCGCCTGCGGGCCCTGGACCAGAGCTTCTCCTTTCCCCGCTCGGCGCTGGCGGTGCAGCTGAGCACGGCGCGGGCCGGCCTCGCCTGCTGCCCCGAGACGCGCCGCTTCCTGCGGGCCAGCCGGCCAATCAGGAGCCAGGACGACGGCCCCCGCGCCGAGGCCCGCTACCGCGTGTTCAGGGAcctgagggggcggggcttctaCCTGACCTCAGCGGGCAAGTTTGGAGGAGACTTCCTGGTCTACCCAG GAGATCCGCTGCGTTTCCACGCCCACTTCATCGCCGTGTGTGTGTCGCTGGACGAGGCCGTCTCGCTGCTGGACGTCCTGGCCGTGGCTCGTCTGGGCTCCAACGTCAAGAAGACCGTCCTGCTGTGCTCGCCGGCCGCCGGCGCGTCGGATGACCAGCCGGACGTCGTCTACACCTCGCTGCAGTGGAGTGGGATGGTTTAA
- the tsen34 gene encoding tRNA-splicing endonuclease subunit Sen34 isoform X2 codes for MAEAPPCKERPCRDEEEEEEEEEPASPAVGLSLCGSAPLVWHAADVRAVRALGLVGALVGSLPRQPRQNGRLGRPLLLGREEERLLAESHQAAHLTPAQGGGEEAHRQQVEQYEEAQRRSYEEQSVLALQDRKGALLRAMSGQDRGEAPPDGTSDEALSGRLRALDQSFSFPRSALAVQLSTARAGLACCPETRRFLRASRPIRSQDDGPRAEARYRVFRDLRGRGFYLTSAGKFGGDFLVYPGDPLRFHAHFIAVCVSLDEAVSLLDVLAVARLGSNVKKTVLLCSPAAGASDDQPDVVYTSLQWSGMV; via the exons ATGGCGGAAGCTCCGCCCTGCAAAGAGCGGCCCTGCCgtgacgaagaggaggaggaggaggaggaggagccggcGTCCCCGGCGGTGGGCCTCAGCCTGTGTGGCTCCGCCCCCCTGGTGTGGCATGCGGCGGACGTGCGTGCGGTGCGTGCTCTGGGCCTGGTGGGGGCGCTGGTGGGCTCGCTGCCCCGCCAGCCGCGGCAGAACGGCCGGCTGGGCCGCCCGCTGCTGCTGGGCCgcgaggaggagaggctgctggCCGAGAGCCACCAAGCCGCACACCTCACACCTGCGCAG GGTGGAGGTGAGGAGGCGCACCGGCAGCAGGTGGAGCAGTATGAGGAGGCGCAGAGGAGGAGCTACGAGGAGCAGAGTGTGCTGGCTCTGCAGGACAGGAAGGGGGCGCTGCTGAGAGCCATGAGCGGCCaggacagag GTGAGGCTCCTCCAGACGGGACCTCAGACGAGGCTCTGAGTGGCCGCCTGCGGGCCCTGGACCAGAGCTTCTCCTTTCCCCGCTCGGCGCTGGCGGTGCAGCTGAGCACGGCGCGGGCCGGCCTCGCCTGCTGCCCCGAGACGCGCCGCTTCCTGCGGGCCAGCCGGCCAATCAGGAGCCAGGACGACGGCCCCCGCGCCGAGGCCCGCTACCGCGTGTTCAGGGAcctgagggggcggggcttctaCCTGACCTCAGCGGGCAAGTTTGGAGGAGACTTCCTGGTCTACCCAG GAGATCCGCTGCGTTTCCACGCCCACTTCATCGCCGTGTGTGTGTCGCTGGACGAGGCCGTCTCGCTGCTGGACGTCCTGGCCGTGGCTCGTCTGGGCTCCAACGTCAAGAAGACCGTCCTGCTGTGCTCGCCGGCCGCCGGCGCGTCGGATGACCAGCCGGACGTCGTCTACACCTCGCTGCAGTGGAGTGGGATGGTTTAA